From Sphaerochaeta sp., a single genomic window includes:
- a CDS encoding transposase: MGKNRKTYQESFKKQVAIEALESKKTVAEIASENGITPGMVSMWRKSFIEGDFSKDLGKTRKELEEKQKALDAATMALGKAQLEIELLKKKVNPQG; this comes from the coding sequence ATGGGGAAAAACCGGAAGACGTATCAGGAGTCATTCAAGAAGCAGGTGGCGATCGAGGCGCTGGAAAGCAAGAAGACAGTAGCGGAAATCGCTTCTGAGAACGGGATCACGCCCGGCATGGTGTCAATGTGGCGGAAATCGTTCATCGAAGGAGACTTCAGCAAGGATCTGGGGAAGACGCGCAAGGAGCTGGAAGAAAAGCAGAAAGCGCTGGATGCGGCGACGATGGCGCTGGGGAAAGCCCAGCTGGAGATCGAACTGCTCAAAAAAAAAGTGAATCCGCAGGGATGA